Proteins from a genomic interval of Rosa chinensis cultivar Old Blush chromosome 2, RchiOBHm-V2, whole genome shotgun sequence:
- the LOC112185040 gene encoding receptor-like serine/threonine-protein kinase SD1-8 isoform X1 yields the protein MDTITNLMKSMVYVILLCLYLKTHICLAADTITTNQSLSGDQTIVSAGGVFELGFFNPGSSSKYYIGIWYKDLDVVWVANREQPITDTSSSELRISDGNLVLFNESKSPIWSTNVSSTSGTSIRAVLLDNGNLVLRAGSNSSQPSWQSFYHPSGTLLPGGRIGFSSITKQKQILTSWKSSEDAAPGLYSLELDRNGTNSYILLWNRSKQYWTSGPWDEKNRTFGLVTDYIYNFSYVTNKNESYFTYSLYDPAILSTFLMHASGRVRQKSWLRSVNQWQFFWSQPRQCQVYAFCGAFGSCDEKSSPFCNCLNGFEPKSKVDWDLQDYSGGCSRRTYLYSGNATSDNAEKDRFLDMPSMSLPENQESVDAASIVQCESICLNNQSCAAYAYDSNGCSIWIGDLFNLEQLTGDDSDGTTLYLRLAASEFKNVKSNTDAALLLWWAVITWKHHFNCSFLFFAGAKSPAKKRSLVIATITATAGLLTVIVGCILWKKTLGKRRERRRKYNETKSNIGAKNDAELPVYSLKSILVATNNFSETNKLGEGGFGPVYKGILTESQEVAIKRLSKKSGQGHQEFMNELKLIAKLQHTNLVRLLGCCIEDGEMILIYEYMPNRSLDKFLFDASENMKLDWDKRFQIIEGVAQGVLYIHKYSRLKIIHRDLKTSNVLLDDTMKPRISDFGMARIFGINQTEANTNRVVGTYGYMSPEYGLYGQFSEKSDVFSYGVLLLEIVSGKRSGSFYHVERAVTLAGWAWELWKEGKGMEVIDASIRETCRPHEALRCIHVGFLCLQQSPADRPTMSSVIHMLQASDATSLPPSKEPAFSTDIRNSSARGSSSETCTRFSNNEVTISLPEAR from the exons ATGGATACCATAACTAACCTAATGAAGTCCATGGTTTATGTTATTTTGTTATGCCTATATCTCAAAACTCATATCTGTCTTGCAGCTGACACCATCACTACAAACCAATCTCTCTCTGGTGATCAGACCATTGTTTCAGCAGGTGGTGTTTTTGAACTGGGTTTCTTCAATCCAGGTAGTTCCTCAAAGTACTATATAGGCATTTGGTACAAGGATCTAGACGTTGTCTGGGTGGCAAATAGGGAGCAACCGATCACAGACACATCTTCATCAGAATTGAGGATCTCAGATGGTAATTTGGTTCTATTTAATGAGTCCAAAAGTCCAATTTGGTCCACAAATGTGTCCTCCACCTCAGGTACTTCTATTCGCGCAGTTCTTTTGGATAATGGGAACCTCGTTTTAAGAGCTGGGTCTAATTCATCCCAGCCTTCATGGCAGAGTTTTTATCACCCATCTGGTACTTTGCTACCAGGAGGTAGAATTGGGTTCAGTTCTAttactaaacaaaaacaaattttgACTTCATGGAAGAGTTCAGAGGATGCTGCACCAGGTCTCTACTCTCTTGAGCTAGACCGAAATGGAACCAACTCATACATCCTGCTGTGGAATAGGTCTAAACAGTATTGGACCAGTGGACCTTGGGATGAAAAGAATCGTACATTCGGTTTGGTTACTGATTATATCTACAATTTCAGCTATGTAACAAACAAAAACGAAAGCTATTTCACCTATTCTCTTTATGATCCTGCAATCTTGTCTACATTTTTGATGCATGCCTCGGGGCGGGTTCGGCAAAAGTCATGGTTGAGATCTGTCAACCAATGGCAATTCTTTTGGTCTCAACCAAGACAATGCCAAGTCTATGCCTTTTGTGGGGCTTTTGGCAGTTGCGATGAGAAGTCCTCGCCCTTCTGTAATTGTTTGAATGGTTTTGAGCCGAAATCGAAGGTGGATTGGGATTTGCAGGATTATTCTGGTGGGTGTTCAAGAAGAACCTATCTGTATTCTGGGAATGCTACTAGTGATAATGCGGAAAAAGACCGATTTCTAGACATGCCTAGCATGTCATTACCTGAAAATCAAGAGTCTGTAGATGCTGCGAGTATTGTTCAATGTGAATCAATCTGCTTAAATAACCAATCTTGCGCTGCTTATGCTTATGACAGCAATGGATGCTCAATTTGGATTGGAGATCTCTTCAATCTGGAACAACTCACAGGAGATGACAGTGATGGAACAACATTGTACCTCAGACTTGCAGCTTCCGAGTTTAAGAATGTTAAGAGTAATACAGATGCAGCATTGCTGTTGTGGTGGGCGGTCATTACTTGGAAACACCATTTTAATTGTTCATTTCTCTTCTTTGCAGGTGCCAAGAGTCCTGCTAAGAAGCGGTCCCTCGTAATTGCAACAATCACAGCAACAGCAGGATTGCTCACAGTAATTGTTGGCTGCATCTTATGGAAGAAGACTTTGGGAAAGAGAAG GGAGCGTAGGAGGAAGTACAATGAGACTAAAAGTAATATTGGTGCAAAGAATGATGCAGAACTACCAGTCTATAGTTTAAAGAGTATATTAGTTGCTACAAACAACTTCTCTGAAACTAATAAACTGGGAGAGGGAGGATTTGGCCCTGTTTATAAG GGTATTTTAACTGAAAGTCAGGAAGTAGCCATAAAAAGGCTATCAAAGAAGTCTGGGCAAGGACATCAGGAGTTCATGAATGAGTTGAAACTCATAGCCAAGCTCCAACACACCAATCTTGTTAGGCTCTTGGGTTGCTGTATTGAAGATGGGGAAATGATACTGATCTATGAGTACATGCCTAATCGAAGTCTGGATAAATTCTTGTTTG ATGCATCTGAAAACATGAAATTGGATTGGGATAAACGCTTTCAAATTATAGAGGGTGTTGCTCAAGGAGTTTTGTATATCCACAAGTACTCTAGACTGAAAATAATTCATAGGGACTTAAAAACAAGTAACGTTTTGTTGGATGACACAATGAAGCCCAGAATTTCAGACTTTGGAATGGCAAGAATTTTCGGAATAAATCAAACTGAAGCAAATACCAACAGGGTTGTTGGGACATA TGGATACATGTCACCTGAATATGGACTTTATGGCCAATTTTCTGAGAAGTCAGATGTATTTAGCTATGGGGTGTTGTTGCTAGAGATTGTGAGTGGAAAGAGGAGTGGTAGTTTTTACCATGTTGAACGAGCAGTCACTCTTGCTGGATGG GCATGGGAATTATGGAAAGAAGGTAAAGGAATGGAGGTGATCGATGCATCCATAAGGGAAACATGTCGGCCTCATGAAGCTTTAAGGTGTATCCATGTTGGTTTCTTGTGTCTTCAACAATCTCCTGCTGATCGACCGACAATGTCTTCGGTAATTCATATGCTGCAAGCCAGTGATGCAACATCACTCCCACCCTCCAAAGAACCTGCTTTTTCTACTGATATTAGGAATTCTAGTGCCCGTGGTTCTTCCTCTGAAACATGTACCAGATTTTCCAACAATGAAGTCACCATTAGCTTGCCAGAAGCTCGGTAG
- the LOC112185040 gene encoding receptor-like serine/threonine-protein kinase SD1-8 isoform X2: protein MDTITNLMKSMVYVILLCLYLKTHICLAADTITTNQSLSGDQTIVSAGGVFELGFFNPGSSSKYYIGIWYKDLDVVWVANREQPITDTSSSELRISDGNLVLFNESKSPIWSTNVSSTSGTSIRAVLLDNGNLVLRAGSNSSQPSWQSFYHPSGTLLPGGRIGFSSITKQKQILTSWKSSEDAAPGLYSLELDRNGTNSYILLWNRSKQYWTSGPWDEKNRTFGLVTDYIYNFSYVTNKNESYFTYSLYDPAILSTFLMHASGRVRQKSWLRSVNQWQFFWSQPRQCQVYAFCGAFGSCDEKSSPFCNCLNGFEPKSKVDWDLQDYSGGCSRRTYLYSGNATSDNAEKDRFLDMPSMSLPENQESVDAASIVQCESICLNNQSCAAYAYDSNGCSIWIGDLFNLEQLTGDDSDGTTLYLRLAASEFKNVKSAKSPAKKRSLVIATITATAGLLTVIVGCILWKKTLGKRRERRRKYNETKSNIGAKNDAELPVYSLKSILVATNNFSETNKLGEGGFGPVYKGILTESQEVAIKRLSKKSGQGHQEFMNELKLIAKLQHTNLVRLLGCCIEDGEMILIYEYMPNRSLDKFLFDASENMKLDWDKRFQIIEGVAQGVLYIHKYSRLKIIHRDLKTSNVLLDDTMKPRISDFGMARIFGINQTEANTNRVVGTYGYMSPEYGLYGQFSEKSDVFSYGVLLLEIVSGKRSGSFYHVERAVTLAGWAWELWKEGKGMEVIDASIRETCRPHEALRCIHVGFLCLQQSPADRPTMSSVIHMLQASDATSLPPSKEPAFSTDIRNSSARGSSSETCTRFSNNEVTISLPEAR, encoded by the exons ATGGATACCATAACTAACCTAATGAAGTCCATGGTTTATGTTATTTTGTTATGCCTATATCTCAAAACTCATATCTGTCTTGCAGCTGACACCATCACTACAAACCAATCTCTCTCTGGTGATCAGACCATTGTTTCAGCAGGTGGTGTTTTTGAACTGGGTTTCTTCAATCCAGGTAGTTCCTCAAAGTACTATATAGGCATTTGGTACAAGGATCTAGACGTTGTCTGGGTGGCAAATAGGGAGCAACCGATCACAGACACATCTTCATCAGAATTGAGGATCTCAGATGGTAATTTGGTTCTATTTAATGAGTCCAAAAGTCCAATTTGGTCCACAAATGTGTCCTCCACCTCAGGTACTTCTATTCGCGCAGTTCTTTTGGATAATGGGAACCTCGTTTTAAGAGCTGGGTCTAATTCATCCCAGCCTTCATGGCAGAGTTTTTATCACCCATCTGGTACTTTGCTACCAGGAGGTAGAATTGGGTTCAGTTCTAttactaaacaaaaacaaattttgACTTCATGGAAGAGTTCAGAGGATGCTGCACCAGGTCTCTACTCTCTTGAGCTAGACCGAAATGGAACCAACTCATACATCCTGCTGTGGAATAGGTCTAAACAGTATTGGACCAGTGGACCTTGGGATGAAAAGAATCGTACATTCGGTTTGGTTACTGATTATATCTACAATTTCAGCTATGTAACAAACAAAAACGAAAGCTATTTCACCTATTCTCTTTATGATCCTGCAATCTTGTCTACATTTTTGATGCATGCCTCGGGGCGGGTTCGGCAAAAGTCATGGTTGAGATCTGTCAACCAATGGCAATTCTTTTGGTCTCAACCAAGACAATGCCAAGTCTATGCCTTTTGTGGGGCTTTTGGCAGTTGCGATGAGAAGTCCTCGCCCTTCTGTAATTGTTTGAATGGTTTTGAGCCGAAATCGAAGGTGGATTGGGATTTGCAGGATTATTCTGGTGGGTGTTCAAGAAGAACCTATCTGTATTCTGGGAATGCTACTAGTGATAATGCGGAAAAAGACCGATTTCTAGACATGCCTAGCATGTCATTACCTGAAAATCAAGAGTCTGTAGATGCTGCGAGTATTGTTCAATGTGAATCAATCTGCTTAAATAACCAATCTTGCGCTGCTTATGCTTATGACAGCAATGGATGCTCAATTTGGATTGGAGATCTCTTCAATCTGGAACAACTCACAGGAGATGACAGTGATGGAACAACATTGTACCTCAGACTTGCAGCTTCCGAGTTTAAGAATGTTAAGA GTGCCAAGAGTCCTGCTAAGAAGCGGTCCCTCGTAATTGCAACAATCACAGCAACAGCAGGATTGCTCACAGTAATTGTTGGCTGCATCTTATGGAAGAAGACTTTGGGAAAGAGAAG GGAGCGTAGGAGGAAGTACAATGAGACTAAAAGTAATATTGGTGCAAAGAATGATGCAGAACTACCAGTCTATAGTTTAAAGAGTATATTAGTTGCTACAAACAACTTCTCTGAAACTAATAAACTGGGAGAGGGAGGATTTGGCCCTGTTTATAAG GGTATTTTAACTGAAAGTCAGGAAGTAGCCATAAAAAGGCTATCAAAGAAGTCTGGGCAAGGACATCAGGAGTTCATGAATGAGTTGAAACTCATAGCCAAGCTCCAACACACCAATCTTGTTAGGCTCTTGGGTTGCTGTATTGAAGATGGGGAAATGATACTGATCTATGAGTACATGCCTAATCGAAGTCTGGATAAATTCTTGTTTG ATGCATCTGAAAACATGAAATTGGATTGGGATAAACGCTTTCAAATTATAGAGGGTGTTGCTCAAGGAGTTTTGTATATCCACAAGTACTCTAGACTGAAAATAATTCATAGGGACTTAAAAACAAGTAACGTTTTGTTGGATGACACAATGAAGCCCAGAATTTCAGACTTTGGAATGGCAAGAATTTTCGGAATAAATCAAACTGAAGCAAATACCAACAGGGTTGTTGGGACATA TGGATACATGTCACCTGAATATGGACTTTATGGCCAATTTTCTGAGAAGTCAGATGTATTTAGCTATGGGGTGTTGTTGCTAGAGATTGTGAGTGGAAAGAGGAGTGGTAGTTTTTACCATGTTGAACGAGCAGTCACTCTTGCTGGATGG GCATGGGAATTATGGAAAGAAGGTAAAGGAATGGAGGTGATCGATGCATCCATAAGGGAAACATGTCGGCCTCATGAAGCTTTAAGGTGTATCCATGTTGGTTTCTTGTGTCTTCAACAATCTCCTGCTGATCGACCGACAATGTCTTCGGTAATTCATATGCTGCAAGCCAGTGATGCAACATCACTCCCACCCTCCAAAGAACCTGCTTTTTCTACTGATATTAGGAATTCTAGTGCCCGTGGTTCTTCCTCTGAAACATGTACCAGATTTTCCAACAATGAAGTCACCATTAGCTTGCCAGAAGCTCGGTAG